One window of Acidobacteriota bacterium genomic DNA carries:
- a CDS encoding DUF92 domain-containing protein, producing the protein MLIGFFIGLTLALTARATRTVDWSGAISGGLIAWALFIAYGWGGVAQLMAFFAVGTASSRLGYQRKHKIGVAQQTRTWRNAGANAGVGGILALVGCLTTAHLGCALGIAASFAAAASDTVSGEIGRVYGRNPRLITTWKPVVTGENGAITLVGTLTGVVCAVGMAALAWKMGLLPSLVAMGFVAAAGMAGNLIDSFLGATLEHQGLLDNEGVNFCCTASAAIVVQCYWLI; encoded by the coding sequence ATGCTGATTGGATTCTTCATCGGATTGACGCTGGCGCTGACTGCTCGTGCAACCCGAACAGTGGACTGGTCAGGCGCCATCTCAGGTGGTCTCATCGCCTGGGCTTTGTTTATTGCCTACGGATGGGGCGGAGTCGCTCAGTTAATGGCTTTTTTCGCGGTTGGGACAGCCTCTTCACGACTTGGATATCAACGAAAACACAAAATCGGTGTCGCCCAACAAACTCGAACCTGGCGCAACGCCGGCGCGAATGCTGGAGTTGGTGGCATTCTGGCGCTGGTCGGATGCCTGACAACTGCCCATCTTGGGTGTGCATTGGGGATTGCGGCGAGCTTTGCCGCTGCCGCTTCTGACACGGTTTCTGGTGAAATCGGACGGGTGTATGGTCGCAACCCACGATTGATTACCACCTGGAAGCCCGTCGTGACTGGTGAAAACGGTGCCATTACGCTGGTTGGAACTTTGACTGGGGTTGTGTGTGCGGTGGGAATGGCTGCCCTGGCCTGGAAAATGGGCCTGCTTCCGTCACTGGTTGCGATGGGATTTGTCGCCGCAGCCGGAATGGCAGGCAATCTGATTGATAGTTTCCTCGGCGCAACGCTTGAACATCAGGGATTACTCGATAACGAAGGTGTCAATTTCTGTTGTACCGCTTCGGCTGCGATTGTGGTTCAATGTTACTGGCTCATTTGA
- a CDS encoding PBP1A family penicillin-binding protein — MNSSYQAGAPGVPPSQARFRRKSFWRRMFTPRRVFLLSLLVLVGLGAFGYYYQIYSKIIDDTLKGKVFVRASGIYAAPFRVSTDSNIKKSQIIAHLDRAGYLNPEKTGDANRGKYIAKGDTLEITPSRDSAQGAWAFSPIRLRFAGENIKDIYALDTKQSLTECFLEPELLTSLNQNKEKRTIIEYKDIPKNLKNAIVAVEDRNFEKHRGIDFRGLARAIYHNFTTEDGTVQGASTITQQLVKNYILTPERTIKRKIEEAFISILLEVKLSKEQIMQMYCNQIYLGQDGNYSINGVGEASRFYFNKDLTDLNLQECALMAGIIRGPGYYSPFQHRDRAKDRRLKVLNDMLEENYITQAQFDAVKDIDLGVKSRTVSSNADAPYFLEFLQQKLAEHGKTDVLKSQSLRIYSSIDMELQRLADKAFRDGIDRLLKTNKGFGPKADLLQGALVALNPKTGEVLAMVGGRDYSKTQLNRATEAHRQPGSVFKPIVYTTAIMTGEGLPCCSEIANAITPSTLFMDAKQQFFYEDRVYEPDNFGGSYSNQEITVREALTKSKNTITVRIAECVGYDKVARTAEKLGLPMPREKRPDGSTKLKSFPSVALGVTEATPLEVARAYTAFPNLGMWVEPAPFTALIDTKGQLEKIVPKRERGISAPVASVMTHLLEGPIARGTAVKAQAVGAKALAGKTGTSRDAWFAGFTPNLVCVVYVGFDDNSQLGITGGEAALPIWVDFMKGALALRPDLGGEAFPDAPSGVEKVKIDLDSGKLATEECPNAIDGYFIAGTIPEEYCDHNGLPSLLPEGIFPGDEENMPPRPQEPNQPTTNRKPFPGWRKLPEVIGQAVRRGRG, encoded by the coding sequence ATGAACAGCAGTTATCAGGCCGGTGCACCTGGCGTGCCACCATCACAAGCACGGTTTCGACGCAAAAGTTTCTGGCGGCGGATGTTTACGCCGCGCCGTGTGTTTTTGCTGAGTTTGCTGGTGTTGGTTGGATTGGGAGCGTTTGGATACTACTACCAGATTTATTCCAAGATCATTGACGATACGCTCAAAGGAAAAGTCTTTGTCCGGGCCAGCGGTATTTATGCCGCACCGTTTCGTGTTTCGACTGATTCGAATATCAAAAAATCACAGATTATTGCTCATTTGGATCGGGCCGGGTACCTCAACCCTGAAAAAACAGGTGACGCCAATCGGGGCAAGTACATAGCCAAAGGAGACACCCTGGAAATAACCCCGAGCAGGGATTCAGCACAGGGCGCCTGGGCCTTTTCACCAATTCGACTCCGATTTGCTGGTGAAAATATCAAAGACATTTATGCCCTGGACACCAAACAGAGCCTGACCGAATGTTTCCTGGAGCCGGAATTGTTGACATCGCTGAACCAGAATAAGGAAAAGCGAACCATCATTGAATACAAAGACATCCCCAAAAATCTGAAAAATGCCATTGTCGCGGTCGAAGATCGCAATTTTGAAAAGCACCGTGGGATTGATTTTCGCGGACTGGCGCGGGCGATTTATCACAACTTCACAACCGAAGATGGGACAGTGCAGGGGGCTTCGACCATCACCCAACAACTGGTCAAAAACTATATCCTGACACCTGAGCGGACCATCAAACGCAAAATTGAAGAAGCGTTTATTTCGATTCTGCTCGAAGTCAAACTCTCAAAAGAGCAAATCATGCAGATGTACTGCAACCAGATTTATCTGGGGCAGGACGGCAACTATTCGATCAACGGCGTTGGGGAAGCCTCCCGATTTTATTTCAATAAAGACTTGACGGACTTGAACTTACAGGAATGCGCCTTGATGGCTGGGATTATTCGCGGGCCGGGGTACTACTCACCGTTTCAGCACCGCGACCGGGCCAAAGACCGCCGACTCAAGGTGCTCAACGATATGCTCGAAGAAAACTATATTACCCAGGCCCAGTTTGATGCGGTCAAAGATATTGATTTAGGGGTCAAATCGCGCACAGTGAGCAGCAACGCCGACGCCCCGTATTTCCTGGAGTTTCTCCAACAAAAATTAGCGGAACATGGCAAAACAGATGTCTTAAAGTCTCAATCCCTACGGATTTACAGCAGCATTGACATGGAATTGCAGCGGCTGGCCGACAAGGCATTTCGCGATGGCATTGACCGGTTGCTCAAAACCAACAAGGGGTTTGGGCCGAAAGCTGATTTGCTCCAGGGGGCGCTGGTGGCGTTAAACCCGAAAACGGGGGAAGTCCTGGCCATGGTCGGTGGGCGCGATTACAGCAAGACTCAGTTAAACCGCGCGACGGAAGCCCATCGTCAACCAGGTTCGGTGTTTAAGCCGATTGTCTACACCACGGCCATCATGACTGGGGAAGGCTTGCCTTGCTGCTCTGAAATTGCAAACGCGATTACCCCATCAACGCTGTTTATGGATGCCAAACAGCAGTTTTTCTATGAAGATCGCGTGTACGAACCAGATAATTTTGGGGGCAGTTACAGCAATCAGGAAATTACCGTTCGCGAAGCCCTCACCAAATCGAAAAACACCATCACGGTGCGCATTGCCGAGTGCGTTGGCTATGACAAGGTGGCCCGAACCGCCGAAAAACTCGGGCTACCCATGCCGCGCGAGAAACGACCGGATGGCTCAACCAAACTGAAATCATTTCCTTCGGTTGCCTTAGGTGTGACTGAAGCGACGCCGCTTGAAGTGGCGCGGGCCTATACTGCTTTTCCAAATTTGGGAATGTGGGTTGAGCCGGCGCCCTTCACCGCCTTGATTGATACCAAAGGTCAGTTGGAAAAAATCGTACCCAAACGCGAACGGGGAATTTCAGCACCGGTCGCATCGGTAATGACTCATTTGCTGGAAGGTCCAATTGCCCGCGGGACCGCCGTGAAAGCCCAGGCGGTCGGGGCCAAGGCACTGGCCGGCAAAACCGGAACCAGCCGCGATGCCTGGTTTGCCGGATTTACTCCAAATCTGGTCTGTGTGGTCTATGTCGGGTTTGACGATAACAGTCAATTAGGCATAACCGGTGGTGAAGCGGCACTCCCTATCTGGGTTGATTTTATGAAAGGCGCCCTGGCCTTGCGTCCCGACCTGGGGGGCGAAGCGTTTCCAGACGCTCCCAGCGGAGTTGAAAAGGTCAAAATTGACCTTGATTCAGGAAAACTGGCCACCGAAGAGTGTCCAAATGCGATTGACGGTTATTTTATTGCCGGCACCATCCCGGAAGAATATTGCGACCACAATGGTCTTCCGTCTTTGCTCCCAGAAGGGATCTTCCCTGGCGACGAAGAAAACATGCCACCTCGACCCCAGGAACCAAACCAACCAACCACGAACCGAAAACCATTCCCCGGCTGGCGCAAACTTCCTGAAGTGATTGGTCAGGCCGTGCGCCGGGGGAGGGGCTGA
- a CDS encoding SIMPL domain-containing protein encodes MKILFVTLCILFGMLPVAAQVSGNQTYSPQNQGSKRNVQPMVSDGRPTVDRDHLFVDANILINVKAEEFVAMFGVTQEAATPAECSQKLDAKIADFSSRMKSLGINQADIFVDYTTQNRIYDFNLSKGIAKEKAAGFEAKRTVSVHYTKSDLFDQIVANASAAGVFDLVKVDYIVKDVSKIKNALLEAAQKVIKDKEARYGTLFGIKVGSRMQVDMEKYSVYYPAELYSTYTAYESGAVSYSADTQEARKSQTVFFNPLNADGFDTVINPVVLEPVIQFTVFLRVIYRVD; translated from the coding sequence ATGAAAATTCTATTTGTCACACTGTGTATTTTGTTCGGAATGTTGCCTGTTGCCGCCCAGGTTTCGGGCAATCAAACCTATTCACCTCAAAATCAAGGATCGAAACGCAATGTTCAGCCGATGGTGTCAGACGGACGCCCAACCGTAGACCGCGATCATCTCTTCGTTGATGCCAATATCCTGATAAATGTCAAAGCCGAAGAATTTGTCGCGATGTTTGGTGTGACTCAAGAAGCGGCAACTCCAGCCGAATGCAGTCAGAAACTGGATGCGAAAATTGCCGATTTCTCCAGCCGGATGAAGAGTTTAGGAATCAATCAGGCTGATATTTTTGTGGATTACACCACACAAAACCGAATCTATGATTTCAACCTTTCCAAAGGTATCGCTAAAGAAAAAGCCGCCGGGTTCGAAGCCAAACGCACGGTTTCGGTTCACTACACCAAAAGCGACCTGTTTGACCAGATTGTGGCCAATGCGAGTGCCGCAGGAGTTTTCGATCTGGTGAAGGTGGATTACATCGTCAAGGATGTCAGCAAAATTAAAAACGCGTTGCTCGAAGCCGCTCAAAAAGTCATCAAGGACAAAGAAGCCCGGTATGGCACGTTGTTTGGCATTAAAGTTGGCTCGCGAATGCAGGTTGATATGGAAAAATACAGTGTCTATTACCCGGCAGAACTGTACAGCACCTATACAGCCTATGAATCAGGTGCCGTCAGTTATTCGGCTGACACTCAGGAAGCGCGCAAAAGCCAGACCGTGTTTTTTAACCCTTTGAATGCTGATGGCTTTGACACGGTGATCAACCCGGTGGTGTTAGAGCCGGTGATTCAATTCACCGTGTTTTTGAGAGTGATATATCGGGTGGACTGA
- a CDS encoding zinc-dependent alcohol dehydrogenase family protein, with the protein MKAACFSQFGLPQEVLKIEELPIPQPGPGEVLIRLQSRPINPADLFQIMGIYGIKPQLPAVGGMEGAGVIEQVGDGVELKPGQKVVPLKTGSGTWQEYVVAKAVQVIPVPDELPVETASTVVVNPLSAYLMTREIMKVPAGEWLVQTAAGSALGQMVIQLSKVYGFKTINLVRRREQFDELTALGADACICTADEIISPRIQEITDGKGVQFAIDAVAGKIGSQVANALTVGGTMLVYGALDQEGLLLNPGSMIFKQLTIKGFWLSRWIAEATPEQRLGLIQSVLPLVMSGKIQSPIAARYNLDDITQAVTHAQHAARGGKILIIG; encoded by the coding sequence ATGAAAGCAGCTTGTTTTTCTCAATTTGGTCTTCCGCAGGAAGTCCTCAAAATCGAAGAACTTCCAATTCCTCAGCCAGGGCCGGGTGAAGTCTTGATTCGTCTCCAGTCGCGCCCAATTAACCCAGCCGATCTCTTTCAGATAATGGGGATCTATGGCATTAAACCGCAGTTGCCAGCCGTCGGCGGAATGGAAGGTGCTGGCGTCATTGAACAGGTTGGGGATGGCGTTGAGCTAAAACCTGGCCAGAAAGTCGTGCCCTTGAAAACCGGTAGCGGCACCTGGCAGGAATATGTCGTCGCCAAAGCCGTTCAGGTGATTCCAGTTCCAGATGAACTGCCGGTTGAGACGGCTTCGACCGTGGTGGTCAATCCGTTATCGGCCTATCTGATGACTCGTGAAATAATGAAGGTGCCCGCAGGTGAGTGGCTGGTTCAAACCGCGGCTGGTTCGGCACTTGGGCAAATGGTCATCCAACTTTCAAAAGTGTACGGCTTTAAAACTATCAATCTGGTTCGCCGCCGCGAGCAGTTTGACGAACTGACCGCGCTTGGTGCAGATGCCTGTATCTGTACTGCTGATGAAATCATCTCGCCACGAATTCAGGAAATCACTGACGGTAAGGGCGTTCAATTCGCCATTGATGCCGTCGCCGGCAAAATTGGCAGCCAGGTGGCCAATGCCCTGACCGTTGGTGGCACGATGCTGGTGTATGGCGCCCTTGATCAGGAAGGTCTCTTGCTCAACCCCGGTTCAATGATCTTTAAACAGTTGACCATCAAAGGGTTCTGGCTCAGTCGCTGGATTGCCGAAGCCACCCCGGAACAACGGCTGGGGTTAATCCAATCAGTGCTTCCACTGGTGATGAGTGGGAAGATTCAGTCTCCGATTGCCGCCCGCTACAACCTGGATGACATAACCCAGGCCGTCACGCATGCTCAACACGCTGCCCGTGGCGGGAAAATCCTAATTATTGGGTAA
- a CDS encoding filamentous hemagglutinin N-terminal domain-containing protein: protein MTLAALGAWQNRPVKANEHHAGPTAQPFISKSHAVQPTSRLTTPGILAGENLFFCVDQFEVNPNGRALEFDQKQPDGHPIRRVWIVVTGTLPSQISGRLVTREAFPKADIWIINPNGVTFGKDSGVEIGGSLFVSTADVVEFANGTRLNLSQPVPISDEPVALRLKAGNNTKIQVHGNLSVSAHQSLTLIANQIEHSGTIEAPAGTVNLIAQSQGSGVRVQGSGIQIENQRAPQVNSELGGALELRGTVDVSATDGIGAGGEVNLISPITDMLGTIQANGFSEGGKVTLTGCKMLWAGQIHADATEGDGGTISIQLTERGIQTDLARGTTLGGQHGNGGTILIQTGFSLSPVPCPLSPGLFLSGSLVVSASHLGQKGGHISLLGNRLDLVDAHLEANGPAGGGIIELGKQNEELRMKNEEFQATSSLRIEINPSSRLLADAVTNGDGGNVRVWSEKETICTALISARGGSHGGNGGSVEVSSRNGVSLNGEVNVKAQSGTNGKFLLDPKNIVVDNASGVFPQFTLVDPNPGGTSASLFVQALSNGNLVVSKPDDNFAASGSGAVYLYNGLTGALISALRGSSANDQVGNGVAELLSNGNFVIRSPFWANGSATQAGAATWGSASTGVSGAVSATNSLIGSTTGDRVGNLTTNLTNENYVVGSPLWDNGSVVDAGAATWGNGTTGTTGVVSATNSLVGSSTSDQVSSRSIFALTNGNYVVDSHLWNNSRGAATWGNGTTGITGVVSAANSLVGSTANDQVGSSFVFALSNGNYVVASPNWANGAATQAGAATWGNGTTGITGLVSAANSLVGGQTGDQVGLLTRSLMNGNYTVSSSRWDNGSTVDAGAVTLGNGTTGTTGLVTSSNSLVGSSPGDLVGSSFILELTNGNFVTRAPFWRNGSVTNAGAVTLVNGVTGLTGPVTPANSLVGTTMNDAVGFSPAVALTNGNYVVASVLWSNGSAADAGAITWGNGVTGVTGPVTATNSLVGITTNDRVGLDGVFALSNGNYVVCSSSWDNGGTVDAGAATWGNGTTGITGPVSPSNSLVGTSPGDQVAKGAPLLLTNGNYVVRSNLWDNASIVDAGAATWVNGLTGLSGPVTTSNSLFGTTANDQVGSNFVQALSNGNFTVVSTLWDNGSAVDAGAVTWGNGTTGITGPVSPANSVVGSTTDDQIGFGSIIALSNGNYVIQGPKWDNGSTVDAGAAIWVNGSTGQTINGINTISAQNSIIGAVPGAAGLVFGFFEDAVNDSFLVSLSNDPPSGRITVGVPNPNQLTYNRGQAATLTITADFLKRTLDAGTDVALQANNDITINSPLSIAAAGGDLTLQAGRSITVNSTLSAVNSDINLLANQPASTGVVNAQRDTGAAIITASAPINLGTGRFTARIDNGSGLTNQTNGAITLSTVTANRITITNNGPTAGAGRVRITGTITGGACNGASLCTAGGGGGQVTINHPNSGVDFLIGDSTTNGTAGTIVTGTVTVAAPFTVMNVPGTFSQGNVSISPGQTLIPPGLQALLMVADTINNRVQQFDGTNWSVIGVGTVGSGNGQFRQPEAVTFDSAGRIFVADTGNDRIQFSTDSGVTWANFATVGSGLNQVRAPQGLALDSDGNLYVSDTGNGRVMRFNGGIPGSSIVIATNGAGGGQVSSPRGLIVDNTFRLFIADESNSRILRILNASTTTSGTSGAIIASQGTALNKVKNPQGVTVDLTTGTLFIADTGNSRILSFPNGNANNASAIALTGSQLGQVNKAEGVTVSFFTAGPFAGNVLLVVGDTFNNRIQGRFLPNGAWSLVGTPNNIGSGIGQFRNPSKIR from the coding sequence ATGACTCTGGCGGCTCTCGGCGCCTGGCAAAACCGCCCGGTCAAAGCCAATGAACATCACGCCGGACCTACGGCTCAACCCTTTATCTCCAAATCCCACGCCGTTCAACCAACCTCCCGACTCACAACACCTGGCATCCTGGCAGGAGAAAACCTGTTCTTTTGTGTGGATCAATTTGAAGTCAATCCCAATGGACGGGCACTCGAATTTGACCAGAAGCAGCCGGATGGTCACCCGATTCGTCGAGTGTGGATTGTGGTCACTGGAACACTGCCCAGTCAGATCAGTGGACGACTTGTCACCCGAGAGGCTTTCCCAAAGGCCGATATTTGGATTATCAACCCCAACGGAGTCACATTCGGCAAGGACTCCGGCGTTGAGATCGGTGGGTCTCTCTTCGTTTCAACTGCTGATGTGGTGGAATTTGCAAATGGGACACGGTTAAATCTTTCTCAACCTGTCCCAATATCAGATGAACCAGTGGCACTTCGGCTCAAGGCTGGAAACAACACCAAAATTCAAGTTCATGGGAACTTGAGCGTGTCGGCTCATCAAAGCCTAACGCTGATCGCCAACCAAATCGAACACTCTGGCACTATCGAAGCCCCGGCAGGAACGGTCAATCTAATTGCCCAGAGCCAGGGGTCAGGGGTCAGGGTTCAGGGGTCAGGGATTCAAATCGAAAACCAGCGAGCTCCACAGGTGAATAGTGAGTTGGGTGGAGCGCTGGAACTTCGTGGAACGGTTGATGTTTCAGCTACGGATGGCATTGGCGCTGGTGGCGAAGTCAATCTGATTTCACCAATAACCGATATGTTGGGAACGATTCAGGCCAATGGTTTTTCTGAAGGCGGGAAAGTCACACTGACTGGCTGCAAAATGCTTTGGGCCGGGCAAATCCACGCGGATGCCACTGAGGGCGATGGCGGCACGATTTCGATTCAACTCACTGAACGCGGCATCCAAACCGACCTGGCCAGAGGAACAACCCTTGGCGGCCAGCACGGCAACGGCGGCACCATCTTGATCCAAACCGGCTTTTCCCTGTCCCCTGTCCCTTGTCCCCTGTCCCCTGGTCTCTTTCTCTCCGGCTCACTCGTCGTTTCCGCCAGTCACCTTGGGCAAAAAGGCGGGCATATTTCCCTGCTCGGAAACCGGCTGGATCTGGTTGATGCCCATTTAGAAGCCAATGGCCCCGCTGGCGGCGGAATCATCGAACTCGGAAAACAGAATGAAGAATTGAGAATGAAGAATGAAGAATTCCAAGCCACTTCCAGTCTTCGAATTGAAATAAACCCATCGAGCCGATTACTGGCCGATGCCGTGACTAACGGAGATGGTGGAAACGTGCGGGTGTGGTCTGAAAAAGAAACCATCTGCACGGCACTGATCAGTGCCCGAGGTGGAAGCCACGGCGGAAATGGCGGCTCGGTTGAAGTTTCAAGCCGAAATGGAGTCTCCCTCAACGGCGAAGTCAACGTCAAAGCCCAGTCAGGCACAAATGGAAAGTTCCTGCTGGATCCAAAAAATATCGTGGTGGATAACGCAAGCGGGGTCTTTCCACAATTTACACTGGTTGATCCAAATCCGGGTGGCACAAGCGCAAGTCTTTTTGTTCAAGCCTTGAGCAATGGAAATCTTGTGGTCAGTAAACCAGATGATAATTTTGCGGCCAGCGGTTCAGGTGCAGTGTATCTCTACAATGGATTGACTGGCGCCTTGATCAGTGCGCTTCGAGGCAGTAGCGCCAATGATCAGGTTGGAAACGGGGTGGCTGAACTCCTCAGCAATGGAAACTTTGTCATTCGAAGTCCTTTCTGGGCCAATGGATCCGCCACTCAGGCTGGTGCTGCCACCTGGGGAAGCGCCAGCACGGGTGTCAGCGGTGCTGTTTCCGCCACCAACAGTCTCATCGGAAGTACCACTGGGGATCGGGTCGGCAATCTCACCACCAATCTGACGAATGAAAATTATGTGGTCGGCTCTCCATTGTGGGACAACGGCTCGGTGGTGGATGCCGGCGCCGCCACCTGGGGGAATGGCACCACCGGCACGACTGGCGTGGTCAGTGCGACCAACAGCCTGGTTGGGAGTTCCACCAGTGATCAGGTCAGTAGCCGGAGTATTTTTGCCCTCACCAATGGCAATTATGTGGTGGATAGCCACCTTTGGAACAATAGCCGGGGCGCCGCTACCTGGGGGAATGGCACGACTGGAATTACAGGAGTAGTCAGTGCTGCCAATAGTCTGGTTGGAAGCACTGCAAATGATCAGGTCGGCTCTTCGTTTGTTTTTGCGTTGTCGAATGGGAACTATGTCGTCGCCAGTCCAAATTGGGCGAATGGTGCGGCGACCCAGGCTGGTGCGGCGACCTGGGGCAATGGCACCACGGGTATCACCGGACTGGTTTCGGCTGCCAACAGCCTGGTTGGTGGTCAGACCGGCGACCAGGTTGGGCTCCTGACCCGAAGTTTAATGAATGGAAATTACACCGTGTCGAGTTCCCGCTGGGATAATGGATCAACCGTGGATGCCGGTGCGGTCACACTTGGCAATGGAACAACCGGCACCACGGGCCTCGTCACATCGTCAAACAGCCTGGTGGGCAGTTCGCCGGGTGACCTGGTTGGGTCAAGTTTTATCCTCGAATTAACCAACGGCAATTTTGTCACGAGAGCGCCCTTCTGGAGGAACGGCTCAGTCACCAATGCCGGGGCGGTTACGCTGGTCAATGGCGTGACTGGACTCACCGGCCCAGTGACGCCTGCGAATAGCCTCGTTGGGACAACGATGAATGACGCAGTTGGATTTTCTCCGGCGGTTGCCCTGACAAATGGAAATTATGTTGTCGCCAGCGTCTTGTGGAGCAATGGGTCAGCGGCTGATGCCGGGGCGATCACCTGGGGAAATGGTGTGACCGGCGTGACCGGGCCGGTGACGGCGACAAACAGTCTGGTCGGAATCACAACCAATGATCGAGTTGGCCTGGATGGGGTCTTTGCCCTGAGCAATGGCAATTATGTCGTGTGCAGTTCTAGTTGGGACAATGGCGGCACCGTTGATGCCGGTGCGGCCACCTGGGGAAATGGCACGACTGGAATTACTGGGCCCGTTTCTCCATCCAACAGCCTGGTTGGAACATCACCTGGCGACCAGGTGGCGAAGGGGGCACCGTTGCTCTTAACCAATGGCAATTATGTCGTACGCAGCAATTTATGGGACAACGCCTCGATTGTGGATGCGGGTGCCGCCACCTGGGTCAATGGACTGACTGGACTTTCCGGACCAGTCACAACATCAAATAGCCTCTTTGGAACCACAGCCAATGATCAGGTTGGCAGCAATTTTGTCCAGGCCCTGAGCAATGGAAATTTTACCGTGGTCAGTACGCTGTGGGACAACGGATCCGCGGTTGATGCGGGTGCCGTGACCTGGGGCAACGGCACAACTGGAATCACCGGCCCGGTCAGCCCAGCCAATAGTGTGGTTGGGTCAACCACGGATGACCAGATTGGGTTTGGTTCAATTATTGCTTTGAGCAATGGAAATTATGTCATTCAAGGGCCGAAATGGGATAACGGTTCAACCGTGGATGCCGGCGCCGCGATCTGGGTCAATGGATCAACCGGGCAAACCATCAACGGGATCAATACCATCAGCGCCCAAAACAGCATTATCGGCGCCGTTCCAGGTGCCGCCGGACTGGTCTTTGGGTTCTTTGAAGATGCGGTCAACGATAGCTTTTTAGTTTCCCTGAGCAATGATCCACCCAGCGGACGAATCACCGTCGGAGTACCCAATCCGAATCAATTGACCTATAACCGTGGACAGGCAGCCACCCTGACGATCACGGCGGATTTTCTCAAGCGAACTCTCGATGCTGGAACCGATGTTGCCCTGCAGGCCAACAATGACATCACCATCAACAGCCCGCTTTCCATCGCTGCCGCCGGTGGAGACCTGACCCTTCAGGCAGGTCGGAGTATCACGGTCAATTCCACACTTTCTGCGGTCAACAGCGACATCAACCTGCTGGCCAACCAGCCGGCCTCAACCGGAGTCGTGAATGCCCAACGTGACACGGGTGCGGCTATCATCACGGCTTCAGCACCGATCAATCTTGGAACCGGACGGTTTACCGCTCGCATTGACAATGGTTCTGGGCTCACGAATCAAACCAATGGCGCCATCACCCTGAGTACCGTTACCGCCAATCGAATCACGATCACCAACAATGGACCAACCGCTGGAGCCGGGCGTGTCAGGATTACAGGCACGATCACCGGAGGTGCCTGCAATGGTGCCAGCCTCTGCACCGCCGGTGGCGGAGGAGGTCAGGTCACGATCAATCATCCAAATAGCGGTGTGGACTTTCTCATCGGAGATTCAACCACCAATGGCACGGCAGGTACGATTGTGACGGGAACGGTCACCGTGGCGGCTCCATTTACCGTGATGAATGTTCCAGGAACATTTTCACAAGGAAATGTCAGTATCAGTCCTGGTCAAACGTTGATTCCACCGGGGTTGCAAGCCCTTTTAATGGTTGCAGATACCATCAATAACCGGGTGCAGCAGTTTGACGGCACGAACTGGTCAGTCATCGGAGTTGGAACGGTTGGCTCAGGTAACGGTCAGTTCCGTCAGCCTGAAGCGGTCACCTTTGATAGTGCTGGTCGGATTTTTGTGGCTGACACCGGCAATGATCGAATTCAGTTCTCAACCGATAGCGGTGTGACCTGGGCCAATTTCGCCACGGTTGGTTCGGGATTGAATCAGGTTCGTGCGCCGCAAGGACTGGCACTTGATTCAGATGGCAACCTGTATGTTTCCGATACTGGAAATGGACGGGTGATGCGCTTTAACGGAGGCATTCCCGGCAGCAGCATCGTGATTGCCACTAATGGCGCCGGAGGCGGACAGGTCAGCAGCCCGCGTGGCTTGATCGTTGACAACACCTTCCGGCTCTTCATCGCGGATGAATCCAACAGCCGGATCTTGCGCATTCTCAATGCCAGCACCACAACCAGCGGAACGAGCGGGGCAATCATTGCCTCGCAAGGCACAGCCTTAAACAAAGTTAAGAATCCACAAGGAGTTACAGTTGATCTGACAACGGGAACGCTCTTTATCGCAGACACTGGAAACTCGCGAATCTTGAGTTTTCCCAATGGAAACGCCAACAACGCGTCTGCCATTGCCCTGACAGGTTCGCAGTTGGGACAGGTCAATAAAGCTGAAGGAGTTACCGTCAGTTTCTTTACGGCTGGACCATTTGCCGGAAACGTCCTGCTCGTGGTGGGCGATACCTTCAACAATCGCATCCAGGGGAGATTCCTCCCCAACGGCGCCTGGTCGCTGGTTGGTACTCCAAACAACATCGGAAGTGGCATTGGCCAGTTCCGCAATCCGAGTAAGATTCGGTAA